The Humulus lupulus chromosome 4, drHumLupu1.1, whole genome shotgun sequence genome has a window encoding:
- the LOC133831172 gene encoding uncharacterized acetyltransferase At3g50280-like, whose protein sequence is MKTQFISTTLLQPASLHDNPNNNNHRELINERLELTPSDLQLLNAHHIQKGLLFHQKPPPDTNFVRQLQATLSRTLDIVYPLAGRLVMTKNDDQTACFHVDCDGAGVLFVHAFIDGVTVADILDPVIVPDGIVYSLFLFNGVLNYEAAISNLPLVAVQVTKLVDGFFVACSVNHAVSDGTLFWKFFNVWSEISFNGNNNYDFVLSRDRPDYLDLPIRVPFFHDHHQPTSSSLSSLADLQQMMIRFSKERIAELKKKANSEMGFTNNEISSLQALMAHLWILVTRGRNLNADEDVRYMVAVGLRSRLEPPLPEGYLGTAVQGVTVQCKARELLNRGLGWVAGQIKRKISSMTATNAKKIWELWVESPMSLEFEKLPPNTVISGSSPRFNVYGNDFGWGRPVAVRSGTGNKIDGKLTPFPGAEEGSIDFEVCLSPATIKYLTEFMV, encoded by the coding sequence ATGAAAACCCAATTCATCTCAACCACCCTCCTTCAACCAGCGAGTCTCCACGAtaatcctaataataataatcaccGTGAGTTAATCAATGAACGACTCGAGTTGACTCCTTCTGATCTTCAACTCCTCAATGCTCATCACATCCAAAAGGGTCTTCTTTTTCATCAAAAGCCACCGCCCGATACCAACTTCGTACGCCAGTTACAAGCAACTCTATCTCGTACGTTAGATATTGTCTATCCTCTCGCCGGCCGACTCGTCATGACTAAAAACGACGACCAAACCGCTTGTTTTCACGTTGACTGTGACGGGGCCGGAGTCCTTTTTGTCCACGCCTTCATTGACGGTGTCACGGTGGCTGATATTCTCGACCCAGTCATTGTCCCAGACGGCATCGTTTACTCTCTTTTTTTATTTAACGGAGTTTTGAACTACGAAGCTGCCATTTCGAATCTACCTTTGGTGGCTGTCCAAGTAACTAAACTCGTCGATGGCTTCTTCGTCGCGTGCAGTGTAAACCATGCCGTCAGTGACGGCACGTTGTTTTGGAAATTCTTCAACGTTTGGTCGGAAATCTCATTCAACGGTAATAACAACTACGACTTCGTTTTGAGTAGAGATCGCCCTGACTACCTTGATCTCCCAATCCGAGTCCCCTTCTTCCATGATCATCATCAACCAACCtcttcatcattatcatcattagCTGATCTACAACAAATGATGATCCGTTTCTCCAAGGAAAGAATTGCTGAGCTCAAGAAAAAAGCCAACTCCGAGATGGGGTTCACCAATAACGAGATATCGTCCCTTCAAGCGCTCATGGCTCATCTTTGGATATTGGTGACACGTGGCAGGAATCTGAACGCCGACGAGGATGTCAGGTACATGGTAGCAGTGGGGCTGAGGTCAAGACTAGAGCCACCACTGCCAGAAGGGTACCTAGGAACCGCGGTTCAAGGTGTGACCGTACAATGCAAAGCAAGGGAGCTATTAAATCGTGGATTGGGCTGGGTGGCGGGGCAGATTAAACGAAAGATTAGTTCTATGACGGCCACAAATGCAAAAAAGATATGGGAGCTTTGGGTTGAGAGTCCTATGTCATTAGAATTCGAGAAACTACCGCCAAACACGGTGATCAGTGGCAGTTCTCCTCGGTTTAATGTTTATGGTAATGATTTTGGTTGGGGAAGACCGGTGGCAGTTCGAAGCGGCACGGGGAATAAGATTGACGGCAAGTTGACGCCGTTTCCAGGGGCTGAAGAAGGAAGTATTGACTTTGAAGTTTGTCTTTCGCCGGCTACAATTAAATACCTAACTGAGTTTATGGTGTAA